A single Crateriforma conspicua DNA region contains:
- a CDS encoding metal ABC transporter permease has protein sequence MGFVILVLLMSVACGSTACAAEGTSTLTDRSVTWPTWSQWQRVLTFRDYNSRVVILGTAVLGCAGGLVGSFTLLRGRALLGDAISHASLPGIALAFLIASAVGLDGKSLPTLLFGATISGLIGVAVILLIRNLTRLHEDAALGIVLSVFFGAGIALLGIVQQTQTGHAAGLEAFIYGKTASMGLADAKWIIAASGVAVTLCVLLFKEFKLLCFDESFAASRGLPVLLLDIALMSLVVAVSIVGLQAVGLVLMIALLVIPAAAARFWTQRMAPMTLIAATLGAISGIIGAAMSALFSKLPSGAMIVLVCTAFFAFSMFLGPQKGILGRTLRRLRLNRKIERQHLLRAIYETLERDASGVPDRFREFLSMQTLLPVRSWTPRQLERTIDRAQDDDLVRFRDRDQHVRLTRAGVNEAARLTRQHRLWELYLINYADIAPGRVDRDADAIEHVLEPEVVAELEDLLQHSPSRVQVPESPHRLDHGGGDDASSGAKAGVDRNVSDSQETSP, from the coding sequence GTGGGTTTCGTGATTTTGGTCTTGCTGATGTCGGTCGCTTGTGGATCGACGGCTTGCGCCGCCGAAGGCACGTCGACGTTGACCGATCGCAGTGTGACTTGGCCGACCTGGTCGCAGTGGCAACGCGTTTTGACCTTTCGCGATTACAACAGCCGTGTGGTGATTCTGGGTACTGCGGTGCTGGGTTGCGCCGGCGGGCTGGTCGGCAGTTTTACGCTGCTGCGCGGTCGTGCCTTGCTGGGTGACGCGATCAGTCACGCCAGTTTGCCGGGGATCGCGTTGGCGTTTTTGATCGCCAGTGCGGTTGGATTGGACGGAAAGTCGCTGCCCACGTTGTTGTTCGGCGCGACGATCAGCGGCCTGATCGGTGTGGCTGTGATCCTGTTGATCCGCAATCTGACGCGATTGCATGAAGACGCCGCGCTGGGAATCGTACTGAGCGTTTTCTTCGGCGCCGGCATCGCGCTGTTGGGAATCGTGCAGCAAACACAGACGGGACACGCCGCCGGGTTGGAAGCGTTCATCTATGGCAAAACCGCGTCGATGGGTTTGGCCGATGCGAAGTGGATCATCGCGGCATCCGGCGTCGCGGTCACGCTGTGTGTATTGCTGTTCAAAGAATTCAAGCTGCTGTGCTTCGACGAATCGTTTGCCGCATCACGTGGGTTGCCCGTGTTGTTGCTGGACATCGCGTTGATGTCCTTGGTCGTCGCCGTTTCGATCGTTGGTCTGCAAGCGGTCGGATTGGTATTGATGATTGCGTTGTTGGTCATCCCTGCCGCGGCCGCGCGGTTTTGGACTCAGCGGATGGCCCCGATGACGTTGATCGCCGCGACGCTGGGTGCGATCAGCGGAATCATCGGCGCTGCGATGAGTGCGTTGTTTTCCAAGCTGCCATCGGGCGCGATGATCGTCTTGGTTTGCACGGCGTTCTTTGCTTTCAGCATGTTCCTGGGGCCACAGAAGGGCATCCTGGGACGGACGCTGCGGCGATTGCGTTTGAACCGCAAAATTGAACGCCAGCATTTGTTGCGGGCGATCTATGAAACATTGGAACGTGATGCGTCGGGGGTTCCCGATCGATTCCGCGAATTTCTGTCAATGCAAACTCTGTTGCCGGTCCGCAGTTGGACGCCGCGGCAATTGGAACGCACGATCGATCGTGCCCAAGACGACGACTTGGTTAGGTTCCGTGACCGCGACCAGCACGTCCGATTGACGCGAGCCGGGGTCAACGAGGCGGCTCGTCTGACGCGTCAACACCGCCTGTGGGAACTGTACCTGATCAATTACGCGGACATCGCACCGGGACGCGTCGATCGCGACGCCGATGCGATCGAACACGTGTTGGAACCGGAAGTGGTCGCGGAACTGGAAGACCTGCTGCAGCATTCGCCCAGTCGCGTGCAGGTTCCCGAAAGCCCGCACCGTTTGGACCACGGCGGCGGTGACGACGCCAGCTCCGGTGCAAAGGCTGGTGTCGACAGGAATGTCTCCGATTCACAGGAGACGTCGCCGTGA
- a CDS encoding metal ABC transporter ATP-binding protein, with the protein MTATGSTVNAASSGASSPNGTSSSGPAVTADTSVPLSVDDLTVAYHRKPVIWDVGFDLPAGSLVGVIGPNGAGKSTLLKAIMDLVPRASGRVRVFGDTYKHQRSRVGYVPQRETVDWDFPVDALEVVTMGLYRQIGWCMPVRKKHRRAAMDALEQVGIPHLAKRQISQLSGGQQQRTFLARALVQNADLYLMDEPFAAVDAATERAIVEILRQMKALQKTVVVIHHDLQTVADFFDYVVLLNMRVVAHGPVDEVFTSENLQKTYGGRLTLLDEVTEAMRRRERSL; encoded by the coding sequence ATGACCGCCACCGGTTCCACCGTCAACGCAGCGTCGTCCGGCGCATCGTCCCCCAATGGAACGTCATCCAGCGGTCCTGCGGTGACTGCCGACACGTCGGTTCCCTTGTCGGTGGATGACCTGACCGTCGCGTATCACCGCAAACCGGTCATCTGGGATGTCGGGTTCGATCTTCCCGCCGGATCGCTGGTCGGCGTGATCGGTCCCAACGGGGCGGGCAAAAGCACGTTGCTGAAAGCGATCATGGACCTGGTGCCACGCGCGTCGGGCCGGGTTCGCGTGTTCGGTGACACATACAAGCATCAACGCAGTCGCGTCGGCTACGTTCCCCAACGCGAAACGGTCGACTGGGATTTTCCGGTGGATGCGTTGGAGGTCGTCACGATGGGGTTGTACCGGCAAATCGGCTGGTGCATGCCGGTCCGCAAAAAACATCGGCGGGCGGCAATGGATGCACTGGAACAAGTCGGCATTCCGCATTTGGCGAAACGTCAAATCAGCCAGCTGTCCGGCGGGCAACAACAACGGACCTTTTTGGCTCGCGCGTTGGTCCAAAACGCGGATCTGTATTTGATGGACGAACCGTTCGCGGCGGTCGACGCGGCCACCGAGCGAGCGATTGTTGAGATCTTGCGACAGATGAAGGCGTTGCAAAAGACGGTGGTCGTCATCCATCACGATTTGCAAACCGTGGCGGACTTTTTCGACTACGTCGTTCTGTTGAACATGCGAGTGGTCGCCCATGGTCCGGTCGACGAAGTGTTCACGTCGGAGAATCTTCAAAAGACTTATGGCGGACGTCTGACGCTGTTGGACGAAGTCACCGAAGCGATGCGGCGAAGGGAACGCAGTCTGTGA
- a CDS encoding metal ABC transporter solute-binding protein, Zn/Mn family, with protein sequence MSLRRTPHTVRTPARCLGIGLLVCITCWIGCGKPSDNQSKSPGSGATIRVIATTGMVADLVRAVGGERVDVVQVIGAGVDPHLYNPSRDDVALIMSGDVIFYSGLMLEGKLADTLGQVGRSKPVFAVTERIDKEYLLLPDDAAGHADPHVWMDASAWSQCVDVISEALVEFSAKDAETFRQNAAAYQSELEELHQYAKKTLATIPRKSRVMITSHDAFNYFGRAYDLEVLGVQGLSTESEAGLQQINELVDLLVQRKVRAVFTESSVSPKNIKALIEGAAAQGFEIKLGGVLFSDAMGPQGTYEGTYVGMLDHNVTTVARALGGQAPESGMHGKLNSVKEHPSS encoded by the coding sequence ATGTCCCTGCGACGCACGCCGCACACCGTCCGCACACCGGCGCGATGCTTGGGTATCGGTTTGTTGGTGTGCATCACTTGTTGGATCGGGTGCGGTAAGCCGTCCGACAACCAATCGAAATCGCCCGGCTCCGGTGCAACGATCCGTGTCATTGCGACGACGGGCATGGTGGCGGATCTGGTCCGTGCGGTCGGCGGTGAGCGCGTCGATGTGGTTCAGGTGATCGGTGCCGGCGTGGACCCGCACTTGTACAACCCGTCGCGTGACGACGTGGCATTGATCATGTCCGGTGACGTGATCTTTTATTCCGGATTGATGCTGGAAGGAAAACTAGCGGACACCCTGGGCCAGGTCGGACGCAGCAAGCCTGTGTTTGCGGTCACCGAAAGGATCGACAAGGAATACTTGTTGTTGCCAGACGACGCTGCGGGGCATGCCGATCCCCACGTGTGGATGGACGCGTCCGCTTGGTCGCAGTGCGTCGACGTGATTAGCGAAGCGTTGGTTGAATTTTCGGCCAAAGACGCGGAAACGTTTCGGCAAAACGCAGCAGCGTATCAATCCGAATTGGAAGAATTGCACCAGTACGCTAAGAAAACCCTGGCAACGATCCCCAGGAAAAGCCGTGTGATGATCACATCACACGATGCGTTCAACTATTTTGGTCGTGCCTACGATTTGGAAGTGTTGGGCGTGCAAGGCCTTTCGACCGAATCGGAAGCGGGCCTGCAGCAGATCAACGAATTGGTCGATCTGTTGGTGCAACGGAAAGTGCGGGCGGTGTTTACCGAAAGCAGTGTTTCGCCCAAAAACATCAAGGCCTTGATCGAAGGTGCCGCCGCACAGGGATTCGAGATTAAGTTGGGCGGTGTTTTGTTTTCCGATGCCATGGGGCCGCAAGGCACTTACGAAGGAACCTACGTTGGCATGCTGGATCACAACGTGACGACCGTCGCGCGTGCGTTGGGCGGCCAGGCACCAGAATCGGGAATGCACGGCAAATTGAACTCCGTCAAAGAACATCCATCGTCATGA
- a CDS encoding phospho-sugar mutase — protein MSTTETNQPELLQAIDKAQKDGKLTESAVQNITAWLTEDRYADYRDVVAQHIRDEKWQKLDDVFWTIIPFGTGGRRGRMYEIGSNAINDRTIGESAQGLADYVVQHVGGDDLSCAIAYDTRHKSRHFAELCAGIMVAAGFKVYFLDDYRATPQLSFAVREKNCDCGIMVTASHNPPSDNAVKVYWSTGGQVLPPHDKAIIDKVMSCQDIRVAPFDEALADGRVEIITDEIDTKFIDAAAACRFEGPRDAKILYSPLHGVGAAAVVPLLKRDGFDDVTVYEPHAEPSGDFPNVPGHVSNPENTAVFEKPIEAAKAGGFDVVLATDPDCDRLGVAAPLTTDVQGEWATFNGNQIGAILTQFVLSKAKEAGKLNPQKYVIKTLVTTELIRRIAASFDVRCEGDLLVGFKYIAEVVDREGPDDFLFGTEESHGYLVGQYCRDKDGAVACMLISELAAELKAAGKSMHEYLNDLYRQHGLHRESLVNVFMEGSEGMAAMQRLMAAFRSDPPKSLASIDVAAVRDYQANTTTSIADGSTSPLAGPNGNLIIMDLADEGNYVAVRPSGTEPKVKFYMFTRLSPEQSQDLGQAGKTLDERVASLEADIRAFAQKV, from the coding sequence ATGAGCACGACAGAGACGAACCAGCCCGAACTGCTGCAAGCGATCGACAAGGCGCAAAAGGACGGCAAGCTGACCGAATCGGCGGTCCAAAACATCACCGCTTGGTTGACCGAAGATCGCTATGCCGATTATCGCGACGTCGTGGCCCAACACATCCGCGACGAAAAGTGGCAAAAGCTGGACGACGTGTTCTGGACCATCATTCCCTTCGGCACCGGTGGCCGTCGCGGCCGGATGTACGAGATCGGCAGCAACGCCATCAACGACCGAACCATCGGTGAAAGTGCTCAAGGTCTGGCGGACTATGTCGTCCAACATGTCGGCGGCGATGACCTGTCGTGTGCGATCGCTTATGACACGCGGCACAAGTCGCGTCACTTTGCCGAACTGTGCGCCGGCATCATGGTGGCCGCGGGATTCAAGGTCTACTTCTTGGACGACTATCGAGCCACGCCTCAGTTGTCGTTTGCGGTACGCGAAAAGAACTGTGATTGCGGCATCATGGTGACCGCCAGCCACAATCCGCCCAGTGACAACGCGGTGAAGGTGTATTGGTCGACCGGCGGTCAAGTCTTGCCGCCTCACGACAAGGCGATCATCGACAAGGTGATGTCGTGCCAAGACATTCGCGTCGCGCCGTTCGATGAAGCGTTGGCCGACGGTCGTGTGGAAATCATCACCGACGAAATCGATACGAAATTCATTGACGCGGCTGCGGCGTGCCGGTTCGAAGGTCCACGGGATGCCAAGATTCTGTATTCACCGCTGCATGGTGTGGGCGCGGCGGCGGTCGTTCCATTGTTGAAACGCGATGGCTTCGATGATGTGACGGTGTATGAACCGCACGCCGAACCCAGCGGCGATTTCCCGAACGTCCCGGGCCACGTGTCCAACCCGGAAAACACGGCGGTGTTTGAAAAGCCGATCGAAGCGGCAAAGGCTGGCGGATTTGATGTCGTGTTGGCGACCGACCCGGATTGCGACCGTTTGGGCGTGGCGGCGCCGCTGACCACGGACGTCCAAGGCGAATGGGCGACCTTCAATGGCAACCAGATCGGTGCAATTCTGACCCAGTTCGTGCTTTCCAAAGCCAAGGAAGCGGGCAAGCTGAATCCACAAAAGTACGTGATCAAAACGCTGGTCACGACGGAGTTGATTCGTCGCATTGCCGCATCGTTCGACGTTCGCTGTGAAGGCGATCTGTTGGTCGGGTTCAAGTACATTGCCGAAGTCGTGGATCGCGAAGGCCCGGATGATTTTCTGTTCGGCACCGAAGAATCGCACGGCTATCTGGTCGGACAATATTGCCGCGATAAAGACGGCGCCGTTGCCTGCATGTTGATCAGCGAACTGGCGGCGGAATTGAAAGCGGCCGGAAAGTCGATGCACGAGTACTTGAATGATCTGTACCGCCAACATGGGTTGCACCGCGAAAGTTTGGTCAACGTGTTCATGGAAGGCAGCGAAGGCATGGCTGCGATGCAGCGGCTGATGGCCGCATTCCGCAGCGACCCGCCGAAATCGTTGGCCTCGATCGATGTGGCTGCGGTGCGTGATTACCAGGCGAACACGACGACCAGCATTGCCGACGGCAGCACCAGCCCGCTGGCCGGCCCGAACGGTAACTTGATCATCATGGACCTGGCTGACGAAGGAAACTATGTCGCGGTGCGTCCCAGCGGCACCGAGCCGAAGGTCAAGTTCTATATGTTCACGCGATTGTCACCCGAACAGTCGCAAGACTTGGGCCAAGCCGGTAAGACCTTGGATGAGCGCGTCGCCAGTCTGGAAGCCGACATTCGCGCTTTCGCACAGAAGGTCTAG
- the glmM gene encoding phosphoglucosamine mutase: MADLIISVSGLRGIIGENLTPEVAVRYVAAFAAQLPPGPVVVGRDGRDSGPMMKSAIMAALAASGRQCIDADVCATPTIGVLVKARGAAGGVQISASHNPPAYNGIKLFGGDGRVLDATKGAAVRQAYLDGRSAFVSHDALGEITVDEDPHADHLAAVLATIDRDRIAAAKHRVLLDSNHGAGGVLGERLLKELGCDVVSLGATPDGQFEHTPEPTETNLRDVAKAVKEYGCSVGFCQDPDADRLALVDADGRYVGEEYTLALCVQRAMNQPDLRGAIVINGATSGMSERIAAAADQPCFRSAVGEANVADMMIAKNATYGGEGNGGPIDPRVGYVRDSFVAMAQVLDLMTTTDQTLAELVDQIPRLHIHKSKAEVSADRLPELFDALIELHGDAEASTGDGLRLAWRDKWLLVRGSNTEPIVRMIAEAESETMAQQLCQSAADLLQKP, translated from the coding sequence ATGGCCGACCTTATCATCAGCGTCAGCGGACTGCGTGGCATCATCGGCGAAAACTTGACGCCCGAGGTCGCGGTGCGGTATGTCGCCGCGTTTGCCGCACAATTGCCGCCGGGCCCGGTGGTCGTCGGTCGCGACGGCCGTGACAGTGGGCCGATGATGAAATCGGCCATCATGGCGGCGCTTGCGGCCAGCGGTCGCCAGTGCATCGATGCCGACGTCTGTGCGACGCCCACGATCGGCGTTTTGGTCAAGGCACGGGGTGCGGCGGGCGGTGTTCAAATCAGCGCCAGCCATAACCCGCCCGCATACAACGGCATCAAGCTGTTTGGTGGTGACGGACGCGTTTTAGATGCCACCAAGGGTGCCGCGGTTCGCCAAGCCTACCTAGATGGCCGATCCGCCTTCGTTTCCCACGACGCCTTGGGCGAGATTACCGTCGACGAAGATCCGCATGCCGATCACTTGGCTGCGGTCTTGGCGACGATCGACCGCGATCGCATTGCCGCCGCAAAGCATCGGGTGCTGCTGGATAGCAACCACGGCGCCGGCGGCGTGCTGGGCGAGCGTTTGTTGAAGGAACTCGGGTGCGACGTGGTGTCACTGGGCGCAACGCCCGACGGCCAGTTCGAACACACGCCGGAACCGACCGAAACGAACTTGCGTGACGTCGCCAAAGCCGTGAAGGAATACGGATGCAGCGTTGGGTTTTGCCAAGACCCTGATGCGGATCGCCTGGCCTTGGTCGATGCCGATGGCCGCTATGTCGGCGAAGAATACACGTTGGCGTTGTGCGTCCAGCGTGCGATGAATCAACCCGATCTGCGTGGCGCGATCGTCATCAACGGCGCGACCAGCGGGATGAGCGAACGAATCGCCGCCGCGGCCGACCAGCCGTGTTTCCGCAGCGCCGTCGGCGAGGCCAATGTGGCGGACATGATGATCGCAAAAAACGCGACGTATGGCGGCGAAGGAAACGGGGGCCCGATTGACCCGCGTGTGGGATACGTCCGCGACAGCTTTGTGGCGATGGCCCAGGTTTTGGATCTGATGACCACGACCGACCAGACGCTGGCCGAATTGGTCGACCAGATTCCACGGCTACACATCCACAAGTCAAAAGCGGAAGTGTCTGCGGACCGTTTGCCAGAACTGTTCGATGCATTGATCGAGCTGCACGGCGATGCCGAAGCCAGCACCGGCGACGGCTTGCGACTGGCTTGGCGGGACAAATGGCTGCTGGTCCGTGGCAGCAACACCGAACCGATCGTCCGAATGATCGCCGAAGCCGAATCCGAGACGATGGCGCAGCAGCTGTGCCAGTCCGCAGCCGATCTGTTGCAGAAACCCTGA